A window from Micromonospora profundi encodes these proteins:
- a CDS encoding ATP-binding cassette domain-containing protein gives MRLLRDLWGTSSRRMTMVAVLIVLGAAGQAGASALAGAVLVHRSAGFFTVLAAALVAVVLSDLAVSLLMAGLTADWSADVRRRLCRVALGQDLPTLETTPVGELLDRIDGDVYQVASAVRNQGTRLAQGLCVGLLSMVVAVFVWWPAGLAMLLLTVVLAVGLRRPTARIGPARMAEEEAWSDLAAVMEEAVHGQDDVRTSLARPYVLRLYARRAAAVLSRGRVVWVLSARVATAATATIRAGIGVVVLGGAWALATGRVDAARLTAIWLLALAFGATAEHVSRMVPEIQEALGAWARVQLLQKARQEPVGGASPTEGDLRIRDLTFRYEVSGEKKGRGAALRGLSLTFARGRSYALIGRTGSGKSTLAKVLTRAVDVPPGTVFLGGTDLCDIDVEQLRRWVALVPQRTEILAGTLVENVALFDRELLDAAARALHELGLAGWIAELPDGLATRLGEGGHVLSAGQEQLVAFARILVREPHVVVLDEATARLDPVTEARVQRATERLLRDRIGIVIAHRLSSVRRCDEVVVLADGAVVEAGPLETSTHFAELLATSHAAAYAAVAPAGRSGAGTDLLVGPNPADAWPAEPALAPARPVERIETPAPIGSGQPIGSGQPIASGQPRDSGQPRDSGQPCDSAGQDGRPRADPPPLPPMPPARTLREIARLCTNDPRYGLAAVGLFLVVTLLGLDGPLLPWLWADVVDGTGSPYLPALGIMAGLLVTLPVPYYTHVWFPGWWVRQMLRIGLRLVHGQTGARRVSSHTPAEVVAQGGDTERVVQLADNVLDQAVALVLVVAMTAVTGSVVPALFFLGTMVVSGLAATLFGPKLERAARATVAARASFATALVSALSAARTVKLAGATAAVLRHLADLDVLRSDRQRREISVQVWSRSTPSVASGLLPIGAWALYLSGGLSAGAVLVVVSTLGAARWFAWTTASLISQMPSARVWTRRTVAMTGTNVYSAGVPAVDLAAGTAPAPTMPPRHPLRRLELRGFGVVHSDGTVAVRNVDLTVQRGQLVLVVGPVGSGKSSLLRALAGIVHHTGELTWNGDPVTEPELFLRPNQVGYVGQLPRVLSGTVADNIALGHQVDAAGAVTTAQLDHDLAAAGGGLGLLIGHKGTRLSGGQLQRLALARALAPRTELLVADDVSSALDVTTELALWQALRAHGVTVVGSTAKRAALVRADHVVVLHAGTVAAQGTWRDLEGDWSHLAG, from the coding sequence ATGCGTCTGCTCCGTGATCTGTGGGGCACCTCTTCACGCCGTATGACGATGGTGGCGGTCCTGATCGTGCTCGGCGCCGCCGGCCAGGCCGGTGCGTCGGCGCTCGCGGGCGCGGTGCTTGTGCATCGCTCGGCCGGCTTCTTCACGGTGCTGGCCGCGGCGCTCGTTGCCGTGGTGCTCAGCGACCTCGCGGTGAGCCTGCTGATGGCCGGTCTGACCGCCGACTGGTCAGCTGACGTACGCCGCCGGCTCTGCCGGGTCGCCCTCGGGCAGGACCTGCCCACCCTGGAGACCACACCCGTGGGCGAGTTGCTCGACCGCATCGACGGGGACGTCTACCAGGTGGCGTCGGCGGTCCGTAACCAGGGGACGCGACTCGCCCAGGGGCTCTGCGTCGGTCTGTTGTCCATGGTGGTCGCGGTGTTCGTGTGGTGGCCGGCCGGGCTCGCGATGCTGCTGCTCACTGTGGTGCTCGCGGTCGGGCTGCGCCGGCCCACGGCGCGGATCGGCCCGGCCCGGATGGCCGAGGAGGAGGCCTGGTCGGATCTGGCAGCGGTGATGGAGGAGGCGGTGCACGGCCAGGACGACGTACGGACGAGTCTGGCCCGGCCGTACGTGCTCCGGCTGTACGCCCGGCGGGCCGCTGCCGTGCTGTCCCGTGGCCGGGTGGTGTGGGTGCTGTCCGCCCGGGTGGCCACGGCCGCCACCGCGACGATCCGTGCCGGCATCGGTGTGGTGGTGCTCGGTGGGGCGTGGGCGTTGGCCACCGGCCGGGTCGACGCCGCCCGGCTCACCGCCATCTGGCTGCTCGCCCTGGCCTTCGGCGCCACTGCGGAGCACGTCAGTCGGATGGTGCCGGAGATCCAGGAGGCCCTCGGCGCGTGGGCGCGGGTGCAGCTGCTCCAGAAGGCCAGGCAGGAGCCCGTCGGCGGAGCCAGCCCAACCGAGGGTGACCTGCGCATCCGTGACCTGACGTTCCGGTACGAGGTGAGCGGCGAGAAGAAGGGCCGGGGCGCCGCGCTGCGCGGGCTCAGCCTCACCTTCGCGCGTGGCCGCTCGTACGCGCTGATCGGCCGTACCGGCTCGGGTAAGTCGACGCTGGCGAAGGTGCTCACCAGGGCCGTCGACGTGCCGCCGGGAACAGTCTTCCTCGGCGGCACCGACCTGTGCGACATCGACGTGGAGCAGTTGCGTCGCTGGGTGGCGCTCGTACCGCAGCGCACCGAGATCCTGGCCGGCACGCTCGTCGAGAACGTCGCGCTCTTCGACAGGGAGCTGCTCGATGCCGCCGCTCGGGCGCTGCATGAGCTGGGTCTTGCCGGCTGGATCGCCGAGTTGCCGGACGGGCTGGCGACCCGGCTTGGGGAGGGTGGCCACGTGCTCTCCGCCGGTCAGGAGCAGTTGGTGGCGTTCGCCCGGATCCTGGTCCGGGAGCCGCACGTGGTGGTCCTCGACGAGGCCACCGCACGGCTGGACCCGGTAACCGAGGCACGGGTGCAGCGGGCCACCGAACGGCTGCTGCGCGACCGGATCGGCATCGTCATCGCGCACCGCCTCTCGTCGGTGCGCCGCTGCGACGAGGTGGTGGTGCTTGCCGACGGCGCCGTGGTCGAGGCCGGCCCGCTGGAGACGTCGACGCACTTCGCCGAGCTGTTGGCGACCAGTCACGCCGCCGCGTACGCGGCGGTGGCGCCGGCCGGCCGCAGCGGCGCAGGCACCGACCTGCTGGTCGGCCCCAACCCTGCCGATGCCTGGCCGGCCGAGCCGGCGCTCGCACCGGCCCGGCCCGTCGAGCGGATCGAGACGCCCGCGCCGATCGGGTCGGGCCAGCCGATCGGGTCGGGCCAGCCGATCGCGTCGGGCCAGCCGCGTGACTCGGGCCAGCCGCGTGACTCGGGCCAGCCGTGCGACTCGGCTGGGCAGGACGGGCGGCCTCGCGCCGATCCGCCGCCCTTGCCGCCCATGCCTCCGGCGCGGACGCTGCGGGAGATCGCCCGACTCTGCACGAACGATCCCCGGTACGGGCTGGCCGCTGTCGGGCTGTTCCTCGTGGTCACCCTGCTGGGTTTGGACGGCCCCTTGCTGCCCTGGCTCTGGGCCGACGTGGTCGACGGCACCGGCAGCCCGTACCTGCCGGCGTTGGGGATCATGGCCGGGCTGCTGGTGACCCTGCCGGTGCCGTACTACACCCACGTCTGGTTCCCCGGGTGGTGGGTGCGGCAGATGCTGCGGATCGGCCTGCGTCTGGTCCACGGCCAGACCGGGGCGCGTCGGGTCAGCTCACACACCCCGGCCGAGGTGGTGGCACAGGGTGGCGACACCGAGCGGGTGGTGCAGCTCGCCGACAACGTGCTGGACCAGGCCGTCGCGCTGGTGCTGGTGGTCGCCATGACGGCTGTCACCGGCAGCGTCGTACCCGCGTTGTTCTTCCTCGGCACGATGGTGGTCTCCGGGCTTGCCGCGACGCTGTTCGGCCCGAAGCTGGAACGCGCGGCCCGGGCGACCGTGGCGGCGCGGGCCTCCTTCGCCACAGCGCTGGTCTCCGCGCTCTCCGCGGCGCGGACGGTGAAGCTCGCCGGTGCTACCGCCGCTGTGCTGCGTCACCTGGCGGACCTGGACGTGCTGCGCAGCGACAGGCAGCGGCGGGAGATCTCGGTGCAGGTGTGGTCGCGTTCCACGCCGTCGGTGGCGAGTGGGCTGTTGCCGATCGGCGCGTGGGCGCTCTATCTGAGCGGCGGGCTCTCCGCCGGGGCGGTGCTGGTGGTCGTCTCCACACTGGGTGCGGCCCGCTGGTTCGCCTGGACGACGGCGTCGCTGATCTCCCAGATGCCCTCGGCGCGGGTCTGGACCCGGCGGACGGTGGCGATGACCGGGACGAACGTGTACTCCGCGGGAGTCCCGGCTGTCGACCTGGCCGCCGGGACCGCGCCCGCGCCGACCATGCCGCCCCGGCATCCGCTGCGCCGGCTGGAGCTGCGCGGCTTCGGGGTGGTGCACTCCGACGGTACGGTCGCAGTCCGGAACGTGGACCTGACCGTGCAGCGTGGGCAGTTGGTGCTGGTCGTGGGGCCTGTCGGCTCGGGCAAGTCGTCGCTGTTGCGGGCGTTGGCCGGGATCGTGCACCACACCGGTGAGCTGACCTGGAACGGCGACCCGGTCACCGAGCCGGAGCTGTTCCTGCGCCCCAACCAGGTCGGCTACGTCGGTCAGCTGCCCCGGGTGCTGTCCGGCACGGTTGCCGACAACATCGCGCTCGGGCACCAGGTGGACGCCGCCGGGGCTGTCACCACCGCACAGCTCGACCACGACCTGGCCGCAGCTGGTGGAGGGCTGGGGCTGCTCATCGGGCACAAGGGCACCCGGCTCTCCGGCGGGCAGTTGCAGCGGTTGGCGTTGGCTCGGGCGCTGGCACCGCGTACCGAATTGTTGGTGGCCGACGACGTGTCGTCGGCGCTTGACGTCACGACGGAGCTGGCGCTGTGGCAGGCGCTGCGGGCACACGGGGTGACAGTGGTGGGGTCGACAGCGAAGCGGGCCGCGCTGGTCCGCGCCGACCACGTGGTGGTCCTGCACGCCGGCACTGTGGCGGCCCAGGGCACCTGGCGGGACCTGGAGGGCGACTGGTCGCACCTGGCCGGCTGA
- a CDS encoding GNAT family N-acetyltransferase has protein sequence MLTVPVRQLGESERRAVERLLDRDPFAGAQVAERISARGLSWWRAEGRILGYGARRNLESLCWLGGNLTPVLANDAAVAAFADLLAGEERLCSSIVGRADAVLGLWDRLSGTWGPARDVRPNQPLLATETLPTIPADPEVRQVRSGEVDKLFPAAVAMYTEEVGVSPLADDAGRSYRRRVNDLVRSGRAYAKFVDGTVVFKAELAVVTKRTAQVQGVWVAPEWRGRGIAAAAMAAVVRDALLRVAPTVSLYVNDFNLPARRVYERCGFQPIGTLATVLF, from the coding sequence GTGCTGACGGTGCCGGTACGGCAACTGGGAGAATCGGAACGCCGCGCGGTCGAACGCCTGCTCGACCGCGACCCGTTCGCGGGCGCGCAGGTCGCCGAGCGGATATCCGCGCGCGGGCTGTCCTGGTGGCGGGCCGAGGGCAGAATCCTGGGGTACGGCGCGCGACGCAACCTCGAATCACTCTGCTGGCTCGGCGGCAACCTCACACCCGTGCTCGCCAACGACGCCGCCGTGGCGGCCTTCGCCGACCTGCTCGCCGGTGAGGAACGGCTCTGCTCCTCCATCGTCGGTCGCGCCGACGCCGTCCTCGGTCTCTGGGACCGCCTGTCCGGCACGTGGGGCCCCGCCCGCGACGTCCGCCCCAACCAGCCGCTGCTGGCCACCGAGACGCTGCCGACCATCCCCGCCGACCCCGAGGTACGCCAGGTCCGCTCCGGCGAGGTCGACAAACTCTTCCCAGCGGCTGTGGCCATGTACACCGAAGAGGTCGGAGTCTCCCCGCTCGCCGACGATGCCGGCCGCAGCTACCGCCGCAGGGTCAACGACCTGGTGCGCTCCGGCCGCGCGTACGCCAAATTCGTCGACGGGACTGTCGTGTTCAAGGCCGAACTGGCGGTCGTGACCAAGCGGACCGCCCAGGTCCAGGGCGTCTGGGTGGCACCGGAGTGGCGGGGCCGCGGTATCGCCGCCGCCGCCATGGCCGCCGTCGTCCGCGACGCGCTGCTGCGGGTCGCCCCGACCGTCAGCCTGTACGTCAACGACTTCAACCTACCGGCCCGCCGGGTCTACGAGCGCTGCGGCTTCCAACCCATCGGTACGCTCGCCACGGTCCTCTTCTGA
- a CDS encoding PadR family transcriptional regulator, whose protein sequence is MRFHRDHHPMHESRMRGFGFPPVPPGPHGHGHGGPWGGRGRGRGRGRRPNVRGAVLALLTERPMHGYEMIQEIDSRTGGAWRPSPGSIYPTLQLLEDEGVIVASTEESGGGRKRFTVTEAGHAEATAAAQTPPWADVAEGTVSSWHDIRDSGAQAMNALRQVMMNGTDDQRERAAQVLDETRRKLYAILAESE, encoded by the coding sequence ATGAGATTCCATCGAGACCACCACCCGATGCACGAGTCCCGGATGCGCGGCTTCGGTTTCCCGCCGGTGCCGCCCGGGCCGCACGGCCACGGACACGGCGGGCCCTGGGGTGGACGCGGTCGCGGGCGGGGCAGGGGCCGCCGGCCCAACGTCCGGGGCGCGGTGCTGGCGCTGCTCACCGAGCGGCCGATGCACGGCTACGAGATGATCCAGGAGATCGACTCGCGCACCGGCGGCGCGTGGCGACCGAGCCCCGGCTCGATCTACCCGACGCTCCAACTCCTTGAGGACGAGGGCGTGATCGTCGCCAGCACCGAGGAGTCCGGCGGCGGGCGGAAGCGTTTCACTGTCACCGAGGCCGGCCATGCCGAGGCGACCGCCGCCGCGCAGACCCCGCCGTGGGCGGACGTCGCCGAGGGCACGGTGAGCAGTTGGCACGACATCCGCGACTCCGGCGCGCAGGCGATGAACGCGCTGCGTCAGGTGATGATGAACGGCACCGACGACCAGCGTGAGCGGGCCGCCCAGGTGCTCGACGAGACGCGGCGCAAGCTGTACGCCATCCTCGCCGAATCCGAGTGA
- the ispG gene encoding flavodoxin-dependent (E)-4-hydroxy-3-methylbut-2-enyl-diphosphate synthase, with product MTAISLGMPAVPPPPLAPRRASRQIMVGSVPVGGGAPVSVQSMTTTLTSDVNATLQQIAELTASGCQIVRVAVPSQDDVEALPAIAKKSQIPVIADIHFQPKYVFAAIDAGCAAVRVNPGNIRQFDDKVKEIARAAGAAGVPIRIGVNAGSLDKRLLAKYGKATAEALVESALWECSLFEEHGFRDIKISVKHNDPVVMIRAYRQLAEQCDYPLHLGVTEAGPAFQGTIKSAVAFGALLAEGIGDTIRVSLSAPPVEEIKVGNQILESLGLRERGLEIVSCPSCGRAQVDVYKLAEEVTAGLEGLPVPLRVAVMGCVVNGPGEAREADLGVASGNGKGQIFVKGQVVKTVPEAQIVETLIEEALRIADEMGAELPEELRGLVTGPTVTVH from the coding sequence GTGACAGCAATCAGTCTCGGTATGCCCGCCGTACCGCCCCCGCCGCTCGCTCCCCGCCGGGCCAGCCGTCAGATCATGGTCGGTTCGGTCCCCGTCGGCGGCGGCGCGCCGGTGTCCGTGCAGTCGATGACCACCACCCTCACCTCCGACGTCAACGCGACCCTCCAGCAGATCGCCGAGCTGACGGCGTCCGGCTGCCAGATCGTCCGGGTGGCGGTGCCGTCGCAGGACGACGTCGAGGCGCTGCCCGCGATCGCCAAGAAGTCGCAGATCCCGGTGATCGCCGACATCCACTTCCAGCCCAAGTACGTCTTCGCCGCCATCGACGCCGGCTGCGCGGCCGTCCGGGTCAACCCGGGCAACATCCGCCAGTTCGACGACAAGGTCAAGGAGATCGCCCGTGCCGCGGGCGCGGCGGGGGTGCCGATCCGGATCGGCGTCAACGCCGGCTCACTGGATAAGCGACTGCTGGCCAAGTACGGCAAGGCCACCGCCGAGGCGCTCGTCGAGTCGGCGCTGTGGGAGTGCTCGCTGTTCGAGGAGCACGGCTTCCGCGACATCAAGATCTCGGTCAAGCACAACGACCCGGTCGTGATGATCCGCGCGTACCGCCAGCTGGCCGAGCAGTGCGACTACCCGCTGCACCTGGGTGTCACCGAGGCCGGCCCGGCGTTCCAGGGCACCATCAAGTCGGCTGTCGCCTTCGGCGCGCTGCTGGCCGAGGGCATCGGCGACACCATCCGGGTCTCGCTGTCCGCCCCGCCGGTCGAGGAGATCAAGGTCGGTAACCAGATCCTGGAGTCGCTGGGGCTGCGCGAGCGGGGCCTGGAGATCGTGTCCTGCCCGTCCTGCGGGCGCGCCCAGGTGGACGTCTACAAGCTCGCCGAGGAGGTCACCGCCGGCCTGGAAGGGCTGCCCGTGCCGCTGCGGGTCGCCGTCATGGGCTGCGTCGTCAACGGCCCCGGCGAGGCCCGCGAGGCCGACCTCGGTGTCGCCTCCGGCAACGGCAAGGGCCAGATCTTCGTCAAGGGGCAGGTCGTCAAGACGGTGCCCGAGGCGCAGATCGTGGAGACGCTGATCGAGGAGGCGCTGCGCATCGCCGACGAGATGGGCGCCGAGCTTCCCGAGGAGTTGCGCGGGCTGGTCACCGGCCCGACCGTCACCGTGCACTGA
- a CDS encoding M50 family metallopeptidase, with protein MSYLLGVVLFALAILISVSLHEAGHLLTAKAFGMKVTKYFVGFGPTIWSFKRGETEYGLKGIPLGGFCKIVGMTPQDDDVEPGDESRVMWRYPVWKRTIVMAAGSITHFALALITIWILAVSAGLPNPDFPTTDAQARQEPAVIQLSDCVVPENAVRACTPADAASPAATAQLRDGDRITSINGTPINNYGDMLTTLRSLKPGDTAQIQYVRDGQQGNTSTVLAKTERPPLDNPTGAVAPVAALGVGLVPSTPTRVTYGPVGAFGATANFTGDLAVGTAQALQRLPQKVPALWTALTGGERDIDTPISVVGASRLGGEAVENNAWLVFFMLFVSLNFFIGVFNLLPLLPVDGGHIAIAWFERARSWVYARIGRADPGRVDYLKLMPFTYVVILIGGAFTLLTIAADVVNPITLFSR; from the coding sequence ATGTCGTACCTGCTCGGGGTGGTTCTCTTCGCCCTGGCCATCCTCATCTCGGTGAGTCTGCACGAGGCGGGGCACCTGCTCACCGCCAAGGCGTTCGGGATGAAGGTCACCAAGTACTTCGTCGGCTTCGGCCCCACCATCTGGTCGTTCAAGCGGGGTGAGACCGAGTACGGCCTCAAGGGCATCCCACTCGGCGGCTTCTGCAAGATCGTCGGAATGACCCCGCAGGACGACGACGTCGAGCCGGGCGACGAGTCGCGGGTGATGTGGCGCTATCCGGTCTGGAAGCGGACCATCGTCATGGCCGCCGGTTCGATCACGCACTTCGCGTTGGCCCTGATCACCATCTGGATCCTCGCCGTCTCCGCCGGCCTGCCCAACCCGGACTTCCCGACCACCGACGCGCAGGCCCGCCAGGAGCCGGCCGTCATCCAGCTCAGCGACTGTGTGGTGCCGGAGAACGCGGTGCGGGCGTGCACCCCCGCCGACGCCGCGAGCCCGGCAGCCACGGCGCAACTGCGCGACGGCGACCGGATCACCTCGATCAACGGCACCCCGATCAACAACTACGGGGACATGCTCACCACCCTGCGCAGCCTCAAGCCGGGTGACACGGCGCAGATCCAGTACGTGCGCGACGGGCAGCAGGGCAACACCAGCACTGTGCTCGCCAAGACCGAGCGCCCGCCGCTGGACAACCCGACCGGTGCCGTCGCGCCGGTGGCCGCGCTCGGCGTCGGCCTCGTCCCCAGCACCCCCACCCGCGTGACGTACGGGCCGGTCGGCGCGTTCGGGGCCACCGCCAACTTCACCGGCGACCTGGCCGTCGGCACCGCCCAGGCGCTGCAACGCCTTCCGCAGAAGGTCCCCGCCCTCTGGACCGCCCTCACCGGCGGCGAGCGGGACATCGACACCCCGATCAGCGTGGTCGGCGCCAGCCGGCTCGGTGGCGAGGCCGTGGAGAACAACGCCTGGCTGGTCTTCTTCATGCTCTTCGTGTCGCTGAACTTCTTCATCGGTGTGTTCAACCTGCTGCCGCTGCTACCTGTGGACGGCGGCCACATCGCCATCGCCTGGTTCGAACGGGCCCGATCCTGGGTCTACGCTCGGATCGGCCGGGCCGACCCCGGTCGGGTCGACTACCTGAAACTGATGCCCTTCACGTACGTGGTGATCCTCATCGGTGGCGCGTTCACGCTGCTGACCATCGCCGCGGATGTCGTCAACCCGATCACGCTCTTCTCAAGGTGA
- the dxr gene encoding 1-deoxy-D-xylulose-5-phosphate reductoisomerase translates to MTSPRDLVLLGSTGSIGTQAIDIVRRNPDRFRVVALGAGGGNVELLAAQALELGVDAVGVAKASAAQDLQLAFYAEASRRGWATGDFKLPKIVAGPDAMTELAQWPCDVVLNGVVGSLGLAPTLAALRCGRTLALANKESLVAGGPLVKAAVTRPGQIVPVDSEHSALAQCLRSGSRGEVRRLIVTASGGPFRGRGRDELTQVTPEQALAHPTWNMGPVVTINSATMVNKALEVIEAHELFDVPYADITVMVHPQSVIHSMVEFVDGSTIAQASPPDMRLPIALGIGWPDRVPEAAAAVDWTAAHTWEFAPLDDAAFPAVALAKAAGEAGRCRPAIYNAANEECVAAFVAGRLPFLGIVDTLERVLEDAPDFAEPGTVEDVLAAESWARAHAQEIIAGSVEGA, encoded by the coding sequence GTGACTTCCCCCCGCGACCTTGTCCTGCTCGGGTCAACCGGTTCGATCGGCACGCAGGCCATCGACATCGTTCGGCGCAATCCGGACCGGTTCCGGGTGGTCGCTCTGGGTGCGGGCGGCGGCAACGTCGAACTTCTCGCCGCACAGGCTCTGGAGTTGGGTGTCGATGCGGTAGGGGTGGCGAAGGCGTCCGCCGCGCAGGACCTCCAGCTCGCGTTCTACGCCGAGGCGAGCCGGCGCGGTTGGGCCACCGGCGACTTCAAGCTTCCCAAGATCGTGGCCGGCCCGGATGCGATGACCGAGTTGGCGCAGTGGCCGTGCGACGTCGTGCTCAACGGCGTTGTCGGCTCGCTGGGCCTCGCTCCTACGCTGGCCGCGCTGCGCTGTGGCCGTACTCTCGCGCTTGCCAACAAGGAGTCGCTCGTGGCCGGCGGCCCGCTGGTCAAGGCCGCGGTGACGCGGCCGGGGCAGATCGTCCCTGTCGACTCGGAGCATTCGGCGCTGGCCCAGTGCCTGCGGTCCGGGTCGCGCGGTGAGGTACGCCGGTTGATCGTCACGGCCAGCGGCGGCCCGTTCCGGGGTCGGGGCCGCGACGAGTTGACGCAGGTCACACCCGAGCAGGCCCTCGCGCACCCGACCTGGAACATGGGCCCGGTCGTCACGATCAACTCCGCCACGATGGTCAACAAGGCGCTTGAGGTGATCGAGGCGCACGAGCTGTTCGACGTGCCGTACGCCGACATCACAGTGATGGTGCACCCCCAGTCGGTGATCCACTCGATGGTCGAGTTCGTCGACGGCTCGACGATCGCCCAGGCCAGCCCACCGGACATGCGGCTGCCCATCGCACTGGGCATCGGCTGGCCGGACCGGGTGCCCGAGGCCGCCGCCGCTGTCGACTGGACGGCCGCGCACACCTGGGAGTTCGCGCCGCTGGACGACGCGGCGTTCCCGGCCGTCGCGCTGGCCAAGGCCGCGGGGGAGGCCGGGCGCTGCCGTCCGGCGATCTACAACGCGGCGAACGAGGAGTGCGTGGCGGCTTTCGTGGCCGGCCGACTGCCCTTCCTCGGCATCGTCGACACCCTCGAACGCGTGTTGGAGGACGCTCCTGACTTCGCCGAACCAGGTACCGTCGAGGACGTGCTCGCCGCCGAGTCGTGGGCACGCGCGCACGCGCAGGAGATCATCGCGGGTTCGGTGGAAGGAGCTTGA
- a CDS encoding Uma2 family endonuclease, translating to MAQAAFAPEPEPAPAPAPEHAEPSFDALRWHDEPWTAQLALDLLPETNGPKVEVLSGSVIVTPHAGYDHQDAELDLAYHLKQAARRAKLWLYLETNVVSGEDLFIPDIVILDVPGGGRTTMDIRHAVLLGEIASPGNRRKDIIDRPREYAAAGVPFFLRVDLRNRVPTLALYELTEGEYRPVAAAAAGTRFVMREPFEFSIDPADLLGEEAPPDATTTDSADGTA from the coding sequence ATGGCCCAGGCAGCGTTCGCGCCGGAGCCGGAGCCGGCGCCGGCGCCAGCACCGGAGCACGCTGAGCCGTCGTTCGACGCGTTGCGGTGGCACGACGAGCCGTGGACCGCGCAGCTCGCCCTCGACCTGTTGCCGGAGACCAACGGCCCCAAGGTTGAGGTCCTGAGCGGAAGCGTGATCGTGACACCACATGCCGGATACGACCATCAGGACGCGGAACTGGATCTGGCGTATCACCTCAAGCAGGCAGCCCGCCGCGCCAAGCTGTGGCTCTATCTGGAGACGAACGTCGTCTCGGGTGAGGATCTCTTCATCCCCGACATCGTCATCCTGGATGTGCCAGGCGGCGGCCGAACGACGATGGATATCAGGCATGCCGTGCTGTTGGGCGAGATCGCCTCTCCCGGAAACCGGCGTAAGGACATCATCGACCGGCCGCGCGAGTACGCCGCCGCCGGTGTGCCTTTCTTCCTCCGTGTCGACCTGCGCAATCGGGTTCCGACCCTGGCGCTGTACGAGTTGACCGAGGGGGAGTACCGGCCGGTCGCCGCCGCCGCTGCCGGGACGCGATTCGTCATGCGGGAACCGTTCGAGTTCTCCATCGACCCGGCCGACCTGCTCGGCGAGGAGGCACCGCCGGACGCGACGACCACCGACTCGGCCGACGGCACGGCTTGA